In one window of Eubalaena glacialis isolate mEubGla1 chromosome 13, mEubGla1.1.hap2.+ XY, whole genome shotgun sequence DNA:
- the GIGYF1 gene encoding GRB10-interacting GYF protein 1 isoform X1 — protein sequence MAAETLNFGPEWLRALSSGGSVASPPPSPAMPKYKLADYRYGREEMLALYVKESKVPDELQDKEFAAVLQEEPLQPLALEPLTEEEQRNFSLSVNSVAVLRLMGKGAGPPLGGASRGRGSTRSRGRGRGDSCFYQRSIEEGDGAFGRNPREIQRSQSWDDRSERRFEKSARRDGARSGFDEGGAGPRKEHARSDSENWRSLREEQEEEEEGSWRLGAGPRRDGDRWRSASPDGGPRSAGWREHGDRRRKFEFDLRGDRGGCGEEEGRGGGGSSHLRRCRGPDGFDDDKDGLPEWCLDDEDEEMGTFDASGAFLPLKKGPKEPIPEEQELDFQGLEEEEEEPSEGLDEEGPEAGGKELTPLPPQEEKSSSPSPLPSLGPLWGGNGEGDDAVEKDLPAAEGDDMRAVQLSPGVGSPPGPPGDLEDDEGLKHLQQEAEKLVASLQDSSLEEEQFTAAIQAQGLRHSAAATALPLSHGAARKWFYKDPQGEIQGPFTTQEMAEWFQAGYFSMALLVKRGCDEGFQPLGEVIKMWGRVPFAPGPSPPPLLGNMDQERLKKQQELAAAALYQQLQHQQFLQLVGSRQLPQCALREKAALGDLPPPPQQQLTAFLQQLQALKPPRGGDQNLLPTMNRSLSVPDSGPLWDIHTSASSQSGGEASLWDIPINSSTQGPILEQLQLQHKFQERREVELRAKREEEERKRREEKRRQQQQQEEQKRRQEEEELFRRKQVRQQELLLKLLQQQQAVAAVPVPPAPSSPPPLWASLAKQGVSMKTLLELQLEGERQMHKQPPPREPSRAQAPNHRVQLGGLGAAPLNQWVSEAGPLWGGPDKSGGSSGLGLWEDTLKSSGSLARSLGLKNSRSSPSLSDSYSHLSGRPVRKKTEEEEKLLKLLQGIPRPQDGFTQWCEQMLHTLSTTGSLDVPMAVAILKEVESPYDVHDYIRSCLGDTLEAKEFAKQFLERRAKQKASQQRQQQQEAWLSSGSLQTAFQTNHSTKLGSGEGSKAKRRALMLHSDPSILGYSLHGPSGEIESVDDY from the exons ATGGCAGCAGAGACCCTCAACTTTGGGCCTGAGTG GCTGAGGGCCCTTTCTAGTGGTGGCAGTgtggcctccccacccccatcccccgccATGCCCAAATACAAGCTGGCCGACTATCGCTACGGGCGAGAGGAGATGCTGGCCCTCTATGTCAAGGAGAGCAAG GTCCCCGATGAGCTGCAAGACAAGGAGTTTGCTGCGGTGCTGCAGGAGGAGCCGCTGCAGCCCCTGGCGCTGGAGCCTCTGACTGAGGAGGAGCAG AGAAACTTCTCCCTGTCAGTGAACAGTGTGGCTGTGCTGAGGCTGATGGGGAAAGGGGCTGGTCCCCCCCTAGGTGGCGCCTCCCGTGGCAGGGGCAGCACGCGGAGCCGAG GCCGTGGCCGCGGTGACAGTTGCTTTTACCAAAGAAGCATTGAAGAAGGCGATGGGGCCTTTGGCCGAAACCCCCGGGAGATCCAGCGTAGCCAGAGTTGGGATGACAG AAGCGAGAGGCGGTTTGAGAAGTCGGCCAGGAGGGATGGAG CGCGATCCGGGTTTGATGAGGGAGGGGCTGGCCCGAGGAAGGAGCATGCCCGCTCAGATAGCGAGAACTGGCGTTCTCTCCGAGAGgagcaagaggaagaggaggagggcagcTGGAGACTTGGGGCAGGACCCCGGCGAGATGGCGACCGCTGGCGCTCTGCCAGCCCTG ATGGCGGCCCCCGCTCTGCTGGCTGGCGGGAACATGGGGACCGGCGTCGCAAGTTTGAATTTGATTTGCGAGGGGATCGAGGAGGGTGTGgtgaagaggaggggaggggtgggggaggcagcTCTCACCTCCGGAGGTGCCGAGGGCCTGACGGCTTTGATGACGACAAGGATGGGCTCCCGGAGTGGTGTCTGGATGATGAGGATGAAGAAATGGGCACCTTCGATGCCTCCGGGGCCTTCTTGCCTCTCAAG AAGGGCCCCAAGGAGCCCATTCCCGAGGAGCAGGAGCTCGATTTCCAGGgtctggaggaagaggaggaagagcctTCCGAAGGGCTGGACGAGGAGGGGCCTGAGGCGG GTGGGAAGGAACTGACCCCACTGCCTCCTCAGGAGGAGAAGTCCAGCTCCCCGTCCCCACTGCCCAGCTTGGGCCCACTCTGGGGAGGTAACGGGGAAGGCGATGATGCTGTGGAGAAAGACCTGCCGGCAGCTGAAG GAGACGATATGAGAGCAGTGCAGCTGAGTCCTGGGGTGGGCTCACCCCCTGGCCCACCTGGAGATCTGGAAGATGATGAAGGCTTGAAGCACCTGCAGCAG GAGGCGGAGAAGCTCGTGGCCTCCCTGCAGGACagctccctggaggaggagcaGTTCACAGCCGCCATCCAGGCCCAGGGCCTGCGCCACTCTGCAGCTGCCACCGCCCTCCCCCTCAGTCATGGCGCAGCCCGGAAGTGGTTCTACAAGGACCCGCAGGGGGAGATCCAAG GCCCCTTCACGACACAGGAGATGGCGGAGTGGTTCCAGGCGGGCTATTTCTCCATGGCCCTGCTTGTGAAGCGGGGCTGTGATGAGGGCTTCCAGCCGTTGGGTGAGGTGATCAAGATGTGGGGTCGTGTGCCCTTTGCCCCTGGGCCCTCACCACCCCCACTGCTG GGAAACATGGACCAGGAGCGGCTGAAGAAGCAACAGGAGCTGGCGGCAGCCGCCTTGTACCAGCAGCTGCAGCACCAGCAGTTTCTGCAGCTGGTCGGCAG CCGCCAGCTCCCGCAGTGTGCGCTTCGGGAAAAGGCGGCTCTGGGGgacctgccgccgccgccacagcAGCAGCTCACCGCGTTCCTGCAGCAGCTCCAAGCTCTCAAGCCCCCCAG GGGTGGGGACCAGAACTTGCTCCCGACGATGAACCGGTCCTTGTCAGTGCCAGACTCGGGCCCCCTCTGGGACATACATACCTCAGCCTCATCACAGTCAG GCGGTGAGGCCAGTCTTTGGGACATACCAATTAACTCTTCGACTCAGGGTCCAATTCTAGAACAACTCCAGCTGCAACATAAA TTCCAGGAGCGCCGAGAAGTGGAGCTCAGGGCGaagcgggaggaggaggagcgcaAGCGCCGAGAGGAGAAGCGccgccagcagcagcagcaggaggagcAGAAGCggcggcaggaggaggaggagctgttTCGGCGCAAGCAG GTGCGGCAGCAGGAGCTCCTGCTGAAGCTGCTCCAGCAGCAGCAGGCGGTGGCTGCCGTCCCCGTGCCTCCTGCGCCCAGTTCCCCGCCCCCGCTGTGGGCCAGCCTGGCCAAGCAGGGCGTGTCCATGAAGACGCTGCTGGAGCTGCAGCTGGAGGGCGAGCGGCAGATGCACAAGCAGCCCCCGCCTCGGGAGCCGTCGCGGGCCCAGGCTCCCAACCACCGTGTG CAGCTCGGGGGCCTGGGCGCCGCTCCCCTGAACCAGTGGGTATCTGAGGCCGGGCCGCTGTGGGGCGGGCCCGACAAGAGTGGGGGCAGCAGCGGCCTGGGGCTCTGGGAGGACACCCTCAAGAGCAGCGGGAGCCTGGCCCGCAGCCTGGGCCTGAAGAACAGCCGCAGCAGCCCCTCTCTCAG TGACTCGTACAGCCACCTGTCAGGTCGGCCTGTGCGCAAAAAGacggaggaggaagagaagctgCTGAAGCTGCTCCAGGGCATCCCCCGGCCCCAGGATGGCTTCACCCAGTGGTGTGAGCAGATGCTGCACACGCTGAGCACCACGGGCAGCCTGGACG TGCCCATGGCTGTAGcgatcctcaaggaggtggaatCCCCCTACGACGTCCATGACTATATCCGTTCCTGCCTGGGGGACACGCTGGAAGCCAAAGAATTTGCCAAACAATTCCTGGAGCGGAGGGCCAAGCAGAAGGCCAgccagcagcggcagcagcagcag GAGGCTTGGCTGAGCAGTGGCTCCCTGCAGACAGCCTTTCAGACCAACCACAGCACCAAACTCGGCTCTGGGGAGGGCAGCAAGGCCAAGAGGCGGGCACTGATGCTGCACTCGGACCCCAGCATCTTGG GGTACTCCCTGCATGGACCTTCTGGTGAGATCGAGAGCGTGGATGACTACTGA
- the GIGYF1 gene encoding GRB10-interacting GYF protein 1 isoform X2, whose product MAAETLNFGPEWLRALSSGGSVASPPPSPAMPKYKLADYRYGREEMLALYVKESKVPDELQDKEFAAVLQEEPLQPLALEPLTEEEQRNFSLSVNSVAVLRLMGKGAGPPLGGASRGRGSTRSRGRGRGDSCFYQRSIEEGDGAFGRNPREIQRSQSWDDRSERRFEKSARRDGARSGFDEGGAGPRKEHARSDSENWRSLREEQEEEEEGSWRLGAGPRRDGDRWRSASPDGGPRSAGWREHGDRRRKFEFDLRGDRGGCGEEEGRGGGGSSHLRRCRGPDGFDDDKDGLPEWCLDDEDEEMGTFDASGAFLPLKKGPKEPIPEEQELDFQGLEEEEEEPSEGLDEEGPEAGGKELTPLPPQEEKSSSPSPLPSLGPLWGGNGEGDDAVEKDLPAAEGDDMRAVQLSPGVGSPPGPPGDLEDDEGLKHLQQEAEKLVASLQDSSLEEEQFTAAIQAQGLRHSAAATALPLSHGAARKWFYKDPQGEIQGPFTTQEMAEWFQAGYFSMALLVKRGCDEGFQPLGEVIKMWGRVPFAPGPSPPPLLGNMDQERLKKQQELAAAALYQQLQHQQFLQLVGSRQLPQCALREKAALGDLPPPPQQQLTAFLQQLQALKPPRGGDQNLLPTMNRSLSVPDSGPLWDIHTSASSQSGGEASLWDIPINSSTQGPILEQLQLQHKFQERREVELRAKREEEERKRREEKRRQQQQQEEQKRRQEEEELFRRKQVRQQELLLKLLQQQQAVAAVPVPPAPSSPPPLWASLAKQGVSMKTLLELQLEGERQMHKQPPPREPSRAQAPNHRVLGGLGAAPLNQWVSEAGPLWGGPDKSGGSSGLGLWEDTLKSSGSLARSLGLKNSRSSPSLSDSYSHLSGRPVRKKTEEEEKLLKLLQGIPRPQDGFTQWCEQMLHTLSTTGSLDVPMAVAILKEVESPYDVHDYIRSCLGDTLEAKEFAKQFLERRAKQKASQQRQQQQEAWLSSGSLQTAFQTNHSTKLGSGEGSKAKRRALMLHSDPSILGYSLHGPSGEIESVDDY is encoded by the exons ATGGCAGCAGAGACCCTCAACTTTGGGCCTGAGTG GCTGAGGGCCCTTTCTAGTGGTGGCAGTgtggcctccccacccccatcccccgccATGCCCAAATACAAGCTGGCCGACTATCGCTACGGGCGAGAGGAGATGCTGGCCCTCTATGTCAAGGAGAGCAAG GTCCCCGATGAGCTGCAAGACAAGGAGTTTGCTGCGGTGCTGCAGGAGGAGCCGCTGCAGCCCCTGGCGCTGGAGCCTCTGACTGAGGAGGAGCAG AGAAACTTCTCCCTGTCAGTGAACAGTGTGGCTGTGCTGAGGCTGATGGGGAAAGGGGCTGGTCCCCCCCTAGGTGGCGCCTCCCGTGGCAGGGGCAGCACGCGGAGCCGAG GCCGTGGCCGCGGTGACAGTTGCTTTTACCAAAGAAGCATTGAAGAAGGCGATGGGGCCTTTGGCCGAAACCCCCGGGAGATCCAGCGTAGCCAGAGTTGGGATGACAG AAGCGAGAGGCGGTTTGAGAAGTCGGCCAGGAGGGATGGAG CGCGATCCGGGTTTGATGAGGGAGGGGCTGGCCCGAGGAAGGAGCATGCCCGCTCAGATAGCGAGAACTGGCGTTCTCTCCGAGAGgagcaagaggaagaggaggagggcagcTGGAGACTTGGGGCAGGACCCCGGCGAGATGGCGACCGCTGGCGCTCTGCCAGCCCTG ATGGCGGCCCCCGCTCTGCTGGCTGGCGGGAACATGGGGACCGGCGTCGCAAGTTTGAATTTGATTTGCGAGGGGATCGAGGAGGGTGTGgtgaagaggaggggaggggtgggggaggcagcTCTCACCTCCGGAGGTGCCGAGGGCCTGACGGCTTTGATGACGACAAGGATGGGCTCCCGGAGTGGTGTCTGGATGATGAGGATGAAGAAATGGGCACCTTCGATGCCTCCGGGGCCTTCTTGCCTCTCAAG AAGGGCCCCAAGGAGCCCATTCCCGAGGAGCAGGAGCTCGATTTCCAGGgtctggaggaagaggaggaagagcctTCCGAAGGGCTGGACGAGGAGGGGCCTGAGGCGG GTGGGAAGGAACTGACCCCACTGCCTCCTCAGGAGGAGAAGTCCAGCTCCCCGTCCCCACTGCCCAGCTTGGGCCCACTCTGGGGAGGTAACGGGGAAGGCGATGATGCTGTGGAGAAAGACCTGCCGGCAGCTGAAG GAGACGATATGAGAGCAGTGCAGCTGAGTCCTGGGGTGGGCTCACCCCCTGGCCCACCTGGAGATCTGGAAGATGATGAAGGCTTGAAGCACCTGCAGCAG GAGGCGGAGAAGCTCGTGGCCTCCCTGCAGGACagctccctggaggaggagcaGTTCACAGCCGCCATCCAGGCCCAGGGCCTGCGCCACTCTGCAGCTGCCACCGCCCTCCCCCTCAGTCATGGCGCAGCCCGGAAGTGGTTCTACAAGGACCCGCAGGGGGAGATCCAAG GCCCCTTCACGACACAGGAGATGGCGGAGTGGTTCCAGGCGGGCTATTTCTCCATGGCCCTGCTTGTGAAGCGGGGCTGTGATGAGGGCTTCCAGCCGTTGGGTGAGGTGATCAAGATGTGGGGTCGTGTGCCCTTTGCCCCTGGGCCCTCACCACCCCCACTGCTG GGAAACATGGACCAGGAGCGGCTGAAGAAGCAACAGGAGCTGGCGGCAGCCGCCTTGTACCAGCAGCTGCAGCACCAGCAGTTTCTGCAGCTGGTCGGCAG CCGCCAGCTCCCGCAGTGTGCGCTTCGGGAAAAGGCGGCTCTGGGGgacctgccgccgccgccacagcAGCAGCTCACCGCGTTCCTGCAGCAGCTCCAAGCTCTCAAGCCCCCCAG GGGTGGGGACCAGAACTTGCTCCCGACGATGAACCGGTCCTTGTCAGTGCCAGACTCGGGCCCCCTCTGGGACATACATACCTCAGCCTCATCACAGTCAG GCGGTGAGGCCAGTCTTTGGGACATACCAATTAACTCTTCGACTCAGGGTCCAATTCTAGAACAACTCCAGCTGCAACATAAA TTCCAGGAGCGCCGAGAAGTGGAGCTCAGGGCGaagcgggaggaggaggagcgcaAGCGCCGAGAGGAGAAGCGccgccagcagcagcagcaggaggagcAGAAGCggcggcaggaggaggaggagctgttTCGGCGCAAGCAG GTGCGGCAGCAGGAGCTCCTGCTGAAGCTGCTCCAGCAGCAGCAGGCGGTGGCTGCCGTCCCCGTGCCTCCTGCGCCCAGTTCCCCGCCCCCGCTGTGGGCCAGCCTGGCCAAGCAGGGCGTGTCCATGAAGACGCTGCTGGAGCTGCAGCTGGAGGGCGAGCGGCAGATGCACAAGCAGCCCCCGCCTCGGGAGCCGTCGCGGGCCCAGGCTCCCAACCACCGTGTG CTCGGGGGCCTGGGCGCCGCTCCCCTGAACCAGTGGGTATCTGAGGCCGGGCCGCTGTGGGGCGGGCCCGACAAGAGTGGGGGCAGCAGCGGCCTGGGGCTCTGGGAGGACACCCTCAAGAGCAGCGGGAGCCTGGCCCGCAGCCTGGGCCTGAAGAACAGCCGCAGCAGCCCCTCTCTCAG TGACTCGTACAGCCACCTGTCAGGTCGGCCTGTGCGCAAAAAGacggaggaggaagagaagctgCTGAAGCTGCTCCAGGGCATCCCCCGGCCCCAGGATGGCTTCACCCAGTGGTGTGAGCAGATGCTGCACACGCTGAGCACCACGGGCAGCCTGGACG TGCCCATGGCTGTAGcgatcctcaaggaggtggaatCCCCCTACGACGTCCATGACTATATCCGTTCCTGCCTGGGGGACACGCTGGAAGCCAAAGAATTTGCCAAACAATTCCTGGAGCGGAGGGCCAAGCAGAAGGCCAgccagcagcggcagcagcagcag GAGGCTTGGCTGAGCAGTGGCTCCCTGCAGACAGCCTTTCAGACCAACCACAGCACCAAACTCGGCTCTGGGGAGGGCAGCAAGGCCAAGAGGCGGGCACTGATGCTGCACTCGGACCCCAGCATCTTGG GGTACTCCCTGCATGGACCTTCTGGTGAGATCGAGAGCGTGGATGACTACTGA
- the GIGYF1 gene encoding GRB10-interacting GYF protein 1 isoform X3 gives MGKGAGPPLGGASRGRGSTRSRGRGRGDSCFYQRSIEEGDGAFGRNPREIQRSQSWDDRSERRFEKSARRDGARSGFDEGGAGPRKEHARSDSENWRSLREEQEEEEEGSWRLGAGPRRDGDRWRSASPDGGPRSAGWREHGDRRRKFEFDLRGDRGGCGEEEGRGGGGSSHLRRCRGPDGFDDDKDGLPEWCLDDEDEEMGTFDASGAFLPLKKGPKEPIPEEQELDFQGLEEEEEEPSEGLDEEGPEAGGKELTPLPPQEEKSSSPSPLPSLGPLWGGNGEGDDAVEKDLPAAEGDDMRAVQLSPGVGSPPGPPGDLEDDEGLKHLQQEAEKLVASLQDSSLEEEQFTAAIQAQGLRHSAAATALPLSHGAARKWFYKDPQGEIQGPFTTQEMAEWFQAGYFSMALLVKRGCDEGFQPLGEVIKMWGRVPFAPGPSPPPLLGNMDQERLKKQQELAAAALYQQLQHQQFLQLVGSRQLPQCALREKAALGDLPPPPQQQLTAFLQQLQALKPPRGGDQNLLPTMNRSLSVPDSGPLWDIHTSASSQSGGEASLWDIPINSSTQGPILEQLQLQHKFQERREVELRAKREEEERKRREEKRRQQQQQEEQKRRQEEEELFRRKQVRQQELLLKLLQQQQAVAAVPVPPAPSSPPPLWASLAKQGVSMKTLLELQLEGERQMHKQPPPREPSRAQAPNHRVQLGGLGAAPLNQWVSEAGPLWGGPDKSGGSSGLGLWEDTLKSSGSLARSLGLKNSRSSPSLSDSYSHLSGRPVRKKTEEEEKLLKLLQGIPRPQDGFTQWCEQMLHTLSTTGSLDVPMAVAILKEVESPYDVHDYIRSCLGDTLEAKEFAKQFLERRAKQKASQQRQQQQEAWLSSGSLQTAFQTNHSTKLGSGEGSKAKRRALMLHSDPSILGYSLHGPSGEIESVDDY, from the exons ATGGGGAAAGGGGCTGGTCCCCCCCTAGGTGGCGCCTCCCGTGGCAGGGGCAGCACGCGGAGCCGAG GCCGTGGCCGCGGTGACAGTTGCTTTTACCAAAGAAGCATTGAAGAAGGCGATGGGGCCTTTGGCCGAAACCCCCGGGAGATCCAGCGTAGCCAGAGTTGGGATGACAG AAGCGAGAGGCGGTTTGAGAAGTCGGCCAGGAGGGATGGAG CGCGATCCGGGTTTGATGAGGGAGGGGCTGGCCCGAGGAAGGAGCATGCCCGCTCAGATAGCGAGAACTGGCGTTCTCTCCGAGAGgagcaagaggaagaggaggagggcagcTGGAGACTTGGGGCAGGACCCCGGCGAGATGGCGACCGCTGGCGCTCTGCCAGCCCTG ATGGCGGCCCCCGCTCTGCTGGCTGGCGGGAACATGGGGACCGGCGTCGCAAGTTTGAATTTGATTTGCGAGGGGATCGAGGAGGGTGTGgtgaagaggaggggaggggtgggggaggcagcTCTCACCTCCGGAGGTGCCGAGGGCCTGACGGCTTTGATGACGACAAGGATGGGCTCCCGGAGTGGTGTCTGGATGATGAGGATGAAGAAATGGGCACCTTCGATGCCTCCGGGGCCTTCTTGCCTCTCAAG AAGGGCCCCAAGGAGCCCATTCCCGAGGAGCAGGAGCTCGATTTCCAGGgtctggaggaagaggaggaagagcctTCCGAAGGGCTGGACGAGGAGGGGCCTGAGGCGG GTGGGAAGGAACTGACCCCACTGCCTCCTCAGGAGGAGAAGTCCAGCTCCCCGTCCCCACTGCCCAGCTTGGGCCCACTCTGGGGAGGTAACGGGGAAGGCGATGATGCTGTGGAGAAAGACCTGCCGGCAGCTGAAG GAGACGATATGAGAGCAGTGCAGCTGAGTCCTGGGGTGGGCTCACCCCCTGGCCCACCTGGAGATCTGGAAGATGATGAAGGCTTGAAGCACCTGCAGCAG GAGGCGGAGAAGCTCGTGGCCTCCCTGCAGGACagctccctggaggaggagcaGTTCACAGCCGCCATCCAGGCCCAGGGCCTGCGCCACTCTGCAGCTGCCACCGCCCTCCCCCTCAGTCATGGCGCAGCCCGGAAGTGGTTCTACAAGGACCCGCAGGGGGAGATCCAAG GCCCCTTCACGACACAGGAGATGGCGGAGTGGTTCCAGGCGGGCTATTTCTCCATGGCCCTGCTTGTGAAGCGGGGCTGTGATGAGGGCTTCCAGCCGTTGGGTGAGGTGATCAAGATGTGGGGTCGTGTGCCCTTTGCCCCTGGGCCCTCACCACCCCCACTGCTG GGAAACATGGACCAGGAGCGGCTGAAGAAGCAACAGGAGCTGGCGGCAGCCGCCTTGTACCAGCAGCTGCAGCACCAGCAGTTTCTGCAGCTGGTCGGCAG CCGCCAGCTCCCGCAGTGTGCGCTTCGGGAAAAGGCGGCTCTGGGGgacctgccgccgccgccacagcAGCAGCTCACCGCGTTCCTGCAGCAGCTCCAAGCTCTCAAGCCCCCCAG GGGTGGGGACCAGAACTTGCTCCCGACGATGAACCGGTCCTTGTCAGTGCCAGACTCGGGCCCCCTCTGGGACATACATACCTCAGCCTCATCACAGTCAG GCGGTGAGGCCAGTCTTTGGGACATACCAATTAACTCTTCGACTCAGGGTCCAATTCTAGAACAACTCCAGCTGCAACATAAA TTCCAGGAGCGCCGAGAAGTGGAGCTCAGGGCGaagcgggaggaggaggagcgcaAGCGCCGAGAGGAGAAGCGccgccagcagcagcagcaggaggagcAGAAGCggcggcaggaggaggaggagctgttTCGGCGCAAGCAG GTGCGGCAGCAGGAGCTCCTGCTGAAGCTGCTCCAGCAGCAGCAGGCGGTGGCTGCCGTCCCCGTGCCTCCTGCGCCCAGTTCCCCGCCCCCGCTGTGGGCCAGCCTGGCCAAGCAGGGCGTGTCCATGAAGACGCTGCTGGAGCTGCAGCTGGAGGGCGAGCGGCAGATGCACAAGCAGCCCCCGCCTCGGGAGCCGTCGCGGGCCCAGGCTCCCAACCACCGTGTG CAGCTCGGGGGCCTGGGCGCCGCTCCCCTGAACCAGTGGGTATCTGAGGCCGGGCCGCTGTGGGGCGGGCCCGACAAGAGTGGGGGCAGCAGCGGCCTGGGGCTCTGGGAGGACACCCTCAAGAGCAGCGGGAGCCTGGCCCGCAGCCTGGGCCTGAAGAACAGCCGCAGCAGCCCCTCTCTCAG TGACTCGTACAGCCACCTGTCAGGTCGGCCTGTGCGCAAAAAGacggaggaggaagagaagctgCTGAAGCTGCTCCAGGGCATCCCCCGGCCCCAGGATGGCTTCACCCAGTGGTGTGAGCAGATGCTGCACACGCTGAGCACCACGGGCAGCCTGGACG TGCCCATGGCTGTAGcgatcctcaaggaggtggaatCCCCCTACGACGTCCATGACTATATCCGTTCCTGCCTGGGGGACACGCTGGAAGCCAAAGAATTTGCCAAACAATTCCTGGAGCGGAGGGCCAAGCAGAAGGCCAgccagcagcggcagcagcagcag GAGGCTTGGCTGAGCAGTGGCTCCCTGCAGACAGCCTTTCAGACCAACCACAGCACCAAACTCGGCTCTGGGGAGGGCAGCAAGGCCAAGAGGCGGGCACTGATGCTGCACTCGGACCCCAGCATCTTGG GGTACTCCCTGCATGGACCTTCTGGTGAGATCGAGAGCGTGGATGACTACTGA